The window AGGTGAACTGGCGCGCCAAAAAAATGATGAGTGATGCCCGCCTGTCGGGGCTGGATATCGTCGCACTGGTTGCAGGCCATCGCACGGCGGACGGTGTCCTGTGGCAGCCCGGCCAGCGTGTGCGGATTGTCAGCGAACCCCACGGCATCGATGCCATCTTTTTTCTGATGGGGCGTGAGTTCAGCGGAGGCCGGAACGGGCAGACAACCCGGCTCCGCTTTAAGGAGGATGGCGTGTGGATACCAGATGCCTTCCCGCGCGAGAAGAAACGCCATCATCGCAGGGGCAAAAAGAAAAAAGAGGTCGCCATTGTTAAGGTCTGGGAGAAATGATGTGGGACAAAGTTAATCAGCGCGTACAGCAGGCACTGGCCGCCGTTCGCCAGGCGTTCAGGGTGGTGACCGGTACGGTGGACAGTTCGACCAAAGTACAGCTGCTTCAGCTTAACGGGCTGGCAGGCGAACAGCTGGACGGTGCGGAGTATTTTCAGCATTACGGCCTCACCACATCCCCGCCGCCCGGCTCAATGGGTATTGCCGTTCCGCTGAACGGCAATACCTCTCATACTGTCGTGGTGGCCACAGAGCACGGCGCATATCGTCTGACGGAACTGAAACCCGGGGAAGTGGCCCTGTATACCGATGAAGGCGCGAAAATCGTACTGAAGCGCGGACGGGTTATTGAAACCGAATGTGACGTTTATCGCGTGAAATGCAAACGCTACGAGGTTGAGGCAGAGGAGAACGCCACATTCACGACACCGTTACTGACAGCCAGTGACAGGCTGACGGTGGAAGGCAAAATCACCGGCAACGGTGGCATGGCCATCAGTGGGGGCAAGGGATACACTGCCACCTTTGAAGGCGATATCAACCATGTGGGTGGAGTGATTACCTCCGTTGACGTCACCATTAATGGCGTTAAAATCGGAACGCACAAACATCCAACCCCACACGGCATGTCTGACACGCCGGTTAATTAAGTGCTGAACACCCTCACCTGATTCTGACCTGTCCATGCTGCCAGACTGGCGGCATGGACCAGACGATTTCACCTGCAACCGGCGACTACGAACGCCGTCGGATTTATACCCTTCATAACGCGGTTTATCTGCGACTGGCGACACCGCTTGGCAGTTACTGGGCGGATGCGTCGCTGGGGTCACGCCTGCACGAACTGAAGCGGGAAAAAGACGTTTCCCGTGTTCACAGGCTGGCGGCGCAGTATGCCAGTCAGGCACTTCAGCCCCTGCTCGATGACGGGCGGGCAAAATCCATTACCGTTGACACGAAAGCGGGCCAGCGAGGCTGGCTGTTGCTGTTAATCACCGTCACGGATAACGCGGGCACACCGCAGACGTTTGAACACCCTGTGAGGATTATGTAATGCCGTTTCCTGTTCCGGGCGTTGCTGAAAACACAGAACGCCAGCTACGTGATATCGCTAACGCCCTGCCGGGAGAAACCATCGATACCGGCGCAGACAGCGATTACCGCATTCGTGCAAATGCCGTATCCGGCGTGG is drawn from Citrobacter rodentium NBRC 105723 = DSM 16636 and contains these coding sequences:
- a CDS encoding phage baseplate assembly protein V; this translates as MWDKVNQRVQQALAAVRQAFRVVTGTVDSSTKVQLLQLNGLAGEQLDGAEYFQHYGLTTSPPPGSMGIAVPLNGNTSHTVVVATEHGAYRLTELKPGEVALYTDEGAKIVLKRGRVIETECDVYRVKCKRYEVEAEENATFTTPLLTASDRLTVEGKITGNGGMAISGGKGYTATFEGDINHVGGVITSVDVTINGVKIGTHKHPTPHGMSDTPVN
- a CDS encoding phage GP46 family protein, producing MDQTISPATGDYERRRIYTLHNAVYLRLATPLGSYWADASLGSRLHELKREKDVSRVHRLAAQYASQALQPLLDDGRAKSITVDTKAGQRGWLLLLITVTDNAGTPQTFEHPVRIM